A stretch of the Gracilinanus agilis isolate LMUSP501 chromosome 4, AgileGrace, whole genome shotgun sequence genome encodes the following:
- the PYGO2 gene encoding pygopus homolog 2 produces the protein MAAAAPPPPDKLEGGGGPAAPPAPPSTGRKQGKAGLQMKSPEKKRRKSNTQGPAYSHLTEFAPPPTPMVDHLVASNPFEDDFGAPKVGGAAPPFLGSPVPFGGFRVQGGMAGQVPPGYGGGGGGGPQPLRRQPPPFPPNPMGPAFNMPPQGPGYPPPGNMNFPSQPFNQPLGQNFSPPGGQMMPGPVGGFGPMISPSMGQPPRGELGPPSLPQRFAQPGAPFGPSPLQRPGQGLPSLPPNTSPFPGPDPGFPGPGGEDGGKPLNPPAATAFPQEPHSGSPAAAVNGNQPSFPQNSGGRGGGTPDANSLAPSNKTGGASGHQPPPGLVYPCGACRSEVNDDQDAILCEASCQKWFHRECTGMTENAYGLLTTEASAVWACDFCLKTKEIQSVYIREGMGQLVAANDG, from the exons GTCTGCAAATGAAGAGCCCAGAAAAGAAGCGACGCAAGTCAAATACCCAG ggCCCTGCATACTCACACCTGACGGAGTTTGCACCACCCCCGACCCCCATGGTGGATCACCTGGTGGCATCTAACCCATTTGAGGATGACTTTGGGGCCCCCAAGGTTGGGGGGGCAGCTCCTCCATTCCTTGGCAGTCCTGTGCCCTTTGGCGGATTCCGTGTGCAAGGGGGCATGGCAGGCCAGGTGCCCCcaggctatgggggtgggggaggaggcgGGCCACAACCTCTTCGAAGACagcctcctcctttccctcccaatCCAATGGGCCCTGCCTTCAATATGCCCCCTCAGGGCCCTGGGTACCCACCTCCAGGTAACATGAACTTCCCCAGCCAGCCTTTTAACCAACCCTTGGGCCAGAACTTTAGCCCTCCTGGGGGACAAATGATGCCAGGCCCTGTGGGGGGATTTGGACCCATGATTTCACCTTCTATGGGGCAGCCACCCAGAGGGGAGCTGggccctccttcccttccccagcgCTTTGCCCAGCCAGGTGCTCCCTTTGGGCCCTCACCTCTTCAGCGACCTGGTCAAGGGCTCCCAAGTCTGCCTCCCAACACGAGCCCCTTTCCTGGTCCTGATCCTGGCTTCCCTGGCCCTGGAGGAGAGGATGGAGGAAAGCCCCTAAACCCTCCTGCAGCGACTGCCTTCCCTCAGGAGCCTCATTCGGGCTCACCTGCTGCTGCTGTCAATGGCAACCAGCCCAGTTTTCCTCAGAACAGTGGTGGTCGGGGTGGGGGAACCCCAGATGCCAATAGTTTGGCACCCTCAAATAAGACAGGTGGAGCATCTGGGCACCAGCCTCCTCCAGGCTTGGTGTACCCATGTGGGGCATGCCGAAGTGAGGTGAATGATGACCAGGACGCCATTTTGTGTGAGGCATCATGTCAGAAGTGGTTCCATCGAGAGTGTACTGGCATGACAGAGAATGCCTATGGGCTCCTGACCACTGAAGCTTCAGCTGTTTGGGCCTGTGATTTCTGCCTGAAGACCAAGGAGATCCAATCAGTCTACATCCGAGAAGGCATGGGGCAACTAGTGGCTGCCAATGATGGGTGA